A region from the Triticum aestivum cultivar Chinese Spring chromosome 3D, IWGSC CS RefSeq v2.1, whole genome shotgun sequence genome encodes:
- the LOC123076571 gene encoding B3 domain-containing protein Os03g0620400-like codes for MSMWTTSLSVASRSCYFPRRSLRMTFSALKLTTIECAEASSMLAVEDGVLGDDIYEARRGQRCGYAILVSRLLAAGSGISFRRILELTTCNVCPDQSDGAPFIREALEGHSAFVLGSGFDRMEELSGLGCFEFFVIILPNFLKKLRLPDKFVAVHDGREPREVKLREAGCQHRLWDVEVVFDADCHMYLRHGWEQFARAHDLRLGHFLVLSYDDRPAVLTVKVFDGSMCRRHYQHGDVAKNPSADESVQLNDVQMPSKDYFLSGKCDLTVAQKAKIHEFIAEIQPKIPVFIVLIKKSNIDRRGTLGVSKEYALKYFPCEDTNIILQLPRKNKAWKCRLHIRPSSISNPGRRSLNWGPFACDNDVREGDIFLFQPMTNVKQRRFLVTVHLIHNATRDHSPCGRTDIGTNRGSTSAKMGGVKEEPPINGTKMLQLLGCMCHTSEHEEHEVSEDSERASEPLFILAERASLSPEQNLKCLEKVEEIKFKPPFYVAIMSKSSVCQRGSRCSAKLHFGSQYAATYLVQKFAAGLHREKNSSISLVLQREGKSRSWPTKLQCKYRMGDTCNQMTYLNGWTSFARDNHLRVGDICLFKLMDNEEQLSMMVYIVRR; via the exons ATGTCGATGTGGACCACCTCCTTATCTGTAGCCTCCCGCTCGTGCTACTTCCCTCGCCGCTCCCTCCGGATGACGTTCTCTGCCTTGAAACTGACCACCATTGAGTGCGCCGAGGCATCATCCATGCTAGCAGTGGAGGACGGGGTACTCGGCGATGACATATATGAAGCTAGACGCGGGCAGCGGTGCG GTTATGCTATATTGGTTTCCCGATTATTGGCGGCTGGTTCTGGAATTTCTTTCAGGAGGATTCTTGAGCTGACTACTTGCAACGTCTGCCCTGACCAG TCCGATGGAGCTCCCTTCATAAGAGAAGCTTTGGAAGGACATTCTGCATTCGTGCTAGGCAGCGGTTTTGATAGGATGGAAGAACTGTCAGGTCTTGGATGTTTCGAGTTCTTCGTGATCATACTTCCTAATTTCTTGAAGAAACTG AGGCTTCCTGACAAGTTCGTAGCGGTGCACGACGGCCGTGAGCCCCGGGAAGTGAAGCTGCGGGAGGCCGGGTGCCAGCATCGCTTGTGGGACGTCGAAGTAGTCTTCGACGCCGACTGCCACATGTACCTGAGGCACGGCTGGGAGCAGTTCGCCCGCGCTCATGATCTGCGGCTCGGACACTTCCTCGTCTTAAGCTATGACGACCGCCCAGCCGTGCTAACAGTGAAGGTGTTCGATGGAAGCATGTGTCGCAGGCACTACCAGCATGGCGATGTTGCCA AGAATCCATCTGCAGATGAGTCTGTGCAGTTGAATGATGTTCAGATGCCCTCGAAGGATTATTTCTTATCAGGGAAATGTGATCTTACAGTAGCACAGAAGGCAAAAATACATGAATTCATCGCTGAAATTCAACCTAAAATTCCAGTGTTTATTGTACTGATAAAGAAGAGCAATATAGACCGGCGTGGTACTCTG GGGGTATCTAAGGAATATGCTCTCAAATACTTTCCATGTGAAGATACAAATATCATTCTCCAGTTGCCTAGGAAAAACAAGGCTTGGAAATGCAGATTGCATATCAGGCCATCCAGCATATCTAATCCAGGTCGGCGCAGCCTTAATTGGGGCCCCTTTGCTTGTGACAATGATGTGAGGGAGGGTGATATCTTCCTCTTTCAACCAATGACAAATGTTAAGCAGAGAAGATTCCTGGTGACCGTACATCTAATTCACAATGCGACCCGTGATCATTCCCCTTGTGGAAGAACCGACATTGGCACAAATCGCGGAAGTACAAGTGCCAAGATGGGCGgtgtgaaggaggaaccacccatCAATGGTACTAAAATGTTGCAACTGTTAGGATGCATGTGTCACACTTCGGAACATGAAGAGCATGAAGTCTCTGAGGATTCTGAGCGAGCTTCTGAGCCTCTCTTCATCTTGGCTGAAAGAGCTTCTCTATCACCAGAACAGAACTTGAAATGTCTGGAGAAAGTTGAGGAGATTAAGTTCAAACCGCCCTTTTATGTTGCCATCATGAGCAAAAGCAGTGTGTGTCAGCGTGGCAGCCGATGTTCTGCGAAGCTA CACTTTGGCTCTCAGTATGCGGCCACATATCTAGTTCAGAAGTTTGCTGCTGGCCTTCATCGTGAAAAGAATAGTTCAATCAGTTTGGTGCTTCAGCGGGAGGGTAAGAGCAGATCATGGCCTACCAAGCTGCAATGTAAGTATCGCATGGGAGACACTTGCAATCAGATGACCTATCTCAATGGATGGACGTCTTTTGCCCGCGACAACCACCTGCGGGTGGGGGACATCTGTCTCTTCAAGCTGATGGATAATGAGGAGCAGCTGAGTATGATGGTCTACATCGTCCGCCGCTAG